A window of Limosilactobacillus sp. WILCCON 0051 genomic DNA:
CACCAGCAGCAGCCAGAACCTTCTTAGCAGTCGTGTTACCAATACCATAAATGTAAGTTAAGCCGATTACGATTCGCTTGTCACGAGGTAAGTCGACACCTGCGATACGAGCCATTGAGTTACACCTCCAATTCTAAAATATAATTACTTGCCTTGACGTTGCTTGTGCTTTGGGTTAGGGCAAATTACCATTACCCGACCATTGCGCTTGACGATCTTGCACTTTTCGCACATCCGTTTTACTGATGGTCGTACTTTCATTGTAAATAATCCTCCTAAAAATGATTTTAGACTAAAGACTTATTTGAAGCGGAAAGTAATCCGGCCTTTGGTCAGATCATATGGGGACATTTCAACCTTTACACGATCACCAGGCAGAATCTTGATGTAGTGCATCCGGATCTTGCCTGAGACATGTGCCAGGATTTCAACCCCATTTTCCAATTCAACTTTAAACATTGCGTTAGGCAGGGTTTCGGTAACCTTACCTTCGACTTCGATAACATCGGCCTTTGCCACTGAACGGTTCCTCCTTGCCGGTAAAATTACGTAAAAACGGTGGAAAGCGGCATGCGCCTTCCACTGCAA
This region includes:
- the rpmJ gene encoding 50S ribosomal protein L36 produces the protein MKVRPSVKRMCEKCKIVKRNGRVMVICPNPKHKQRQGK
- the infA gene encoding translation initiation factor IF-1, producing MAKADVIEVEGKVTETLPNAMFKVELENGVEILAHVSGKIRMHYIKILPGDRVKVEMSPYDLTKGRITFRFK